The region ATGAATCTAATCCCCCCAAGGTCATTCTGCTGGTGGAAGACAGCAAAGCCGACAGTCGCCTTGTGCAGGAAGTCTTGAAAACCAGCACCATTGACCACGAACTGATCATTCTCCGGGACGGTTTGGTGGCCATGGCTTTTTTACAACAAGAGGGGGAATACGAAAACTCCCCCCGCCCCAACCTAATTTTGTTAGATTTAAACCTTCCCAAAAAGGATGGCCGGGAGGTGTTGGCAGAAATTAAGCAAGACCCGGCCCTGAAAAGAATTCCCGTGGTGGTATTAACTACTTCCCACAATGAGGATGATGTAATCGCCAGCTATGAACTTCATGTCAATTGTTATCTCACCAAATCGCGCAATTTGAAGGATTTATTTAAAATGGTGCAAGGTATTGAGTCCTTTTGGCTGGAAACGGTTACCTTAC is a window of Synechocystis sp. PCC 7338 DNA encoding:
- a CDS encoding response regulator — its product is MSDESNPPKVILLVEDSKADSRLVQEVLKTSTIDHELIILRDGLVAMAFLQQEGEYENSPRPNLILLDLNLPKKDGREVLAEIKQDPALKRIPVVVLTTSHNEDDVIASYELHVNCYLTKSRNLKDLFKMVQGIESFWLETVTLPAS